The proteins below are encoded in one region of Campylobacter helveticus:
- a CDS encoding alpha-2-macroglobulin family protein, with protein MLKKGFLGLIFALIFMACSKENVENESFVRAKTQGTITQNESIFVEFKEDFLKDKDLTNLSFKLNDKIVNFMVGVENDTLFLYPKLEAQKDYKLEFRIDKELVTLNFKTSYANLRAVNANFEELGKDKVRFNIELSKGVFYDEAFLKNHLKLSLDNENLSFSLKDTLGRFYLLQSEEFEKGVKPKEVRLALSEGLEKPLELKFQSPVKLQNEDFVFLGAFSRDNMLSLRFSQDLDERQNFKDFVSITPTIDAKIYSVGKELKISANFKPNETYALTLMQGLKSKQGLVNSGERVEFSFKDLEPSLSFASEGVFLESGANKTIYLKSRNLKEVQVEVYQVFTNNISQYLRFKELLGYKTDSSRDVYNAGGGFGYVSKSVLKEKLAVESQKNAWVQTKINLAKLKDFSGIFVINVKPLKYDYEFEEKEQRYKIENRLDIAKNIIFSNIALNAQLLNESLVIHARDFSQNKALKNVKIELIDKRNQTIKTALTNENGDASFENVKREELLYILAYDSTQMSVLKLSNPLSTDGYDVAGLQEKDAIKAFIYTERGVYRPGDTIHLSLVARNDKGSITHPVNLSFYNPKGQKILEKTLHSANDMFYEKLKLEKTAPSGMYRAEFNIAGREFFKDILVQNVVPNRIKVEIMADENVSEDINYTVTSHYLFGAKASNLAYENKLYFTPKPYENAKYPSFSFRNFSLLNLKDELRTKGVLDSEGMISERVKIPSKILNSKGQNFRINLISEVFEGGGRGVKSVKELSYNKYDYFVGLKNLENNHILEGAKVEFEAIVGDLTQNLVEGKKLHYKIYKNSYSWWWDYDDYEEFLRSIKQDSHTELIESGSVVSKNEPVKFSFDTKGHFGEMIIELSDEESGVSAMQSFYVGSFGEPSKADVLNSLKIKSDKQDYKIGEKARVEFESVAGAKALITLSDNAKILKRFIIDTKDKSTSVEFEMKESYAPNVYMSVSLFQDYHLTENDRALRLFGVLPLRVQNPKAHLELELKAPETLLPNEEFEVQIQSKNKESFFYTLALVDEGLLDISAFKTPDIYGYFYAKTGLKLLSFDTYSQIISKATGGDALSSGGANFKVKDENAERFKPVVLFNAPAKSDDLGFARLKFKMPNYVGSLRLMLIAHKQNSYASVEKNIKVSAPLVMLETLPRSLKTNDEFSLLTQIFKTKDTIKEAVLSVKSAKGLVEFEQESLRIDLANKNEQMLEFKAKTNGTGVERLEFELKAKDFISHNSVEIDIKPHNPYTYESESFVLKAGEKREFRLSDAYLKGTAKGVLKLSSKPILELDKRVKYLLSYPYGCVEQTISSALPQLFLDKFGVEFDEQKAVNHINKAIEKLASFQTSDGGFAYWSGGKTSSAWGSYYAGLFLLLAKEQGYYVPSGMLKKWLKFTQNFVQDTKNNADIKANMLYLLALAKEPNITAMNLLYENLENLSNEAKWQLAAAYKISGLEDIAGKIASASATKPNATNYHLTYGSTLREEAIIANAYKQIYGVKNENLVKNLSEALSSNQYLSTQTSAYALFALAKSFNLDENLSPMNARLELNDEKIELNQNKMQIFSFKEGKAIIEAKEDMFGIFGVEGVKKELNSEPFSQNLTIKREFYDENGNLINESLLKAPQSFWMKISVFGHKSIENLALTQILPSGWEVAENILDKNTPSFVKNSPLNFIDIRDDKIMWFFHQEDAQMDFFIKLNAVNAGTFSLSGAYVEAMYDEAFRALGESKKVIVTR; from the coding sequence ATGCTTAAAAAAGGGTTTTTGGGATTAATTTTTGCGTTAATTTTTATGGCTTGTTCCAAAGAAAATGTAGAAAATGAAAGCTTTGTCCGTGCAAAAACGCAAGGAACAATCACGCAAAATGAAAGCATTTTTGTCGAATTTAAAGAAGATTTTTTAAAAGATAAAGATTTAACAAATTTAAGTTTTAAACTCAACGATAAGATAGTCAATTTTATGGTCGGCGTGGAAAATGATACGCTTTTTCTTTATCCTAAGCTCGAGGCACAAAAGGATTATAAGCTTGAATTTAGAATTGATAAAGAGCTTGTAACATTAAATTTTAAAACTTCTTACGCGAATTTAAGGGCTGTGAATGCAAATTTTGAGGAGCTTGGTAAGGACAAGGTGCGTTTTAACATAGAGCTTAGTAAGGGTGTATTTTATGATGAAGCTTTTTTAAAGAATCATTTAAAGCTTAGTTTAGATAACGAAAATTTAAGCTTTTCTTTGAAAGATACGCTAGGGCGTTTTTATCTTTTGCAAAGTGAGGAATTTGAAAAAGGTGTCAAGCCTAAAGAAGTGCGATTAGCATTAAGCGAGGGTTTAGAAAAGCCTTTGGAGCTTAAATTTCAAAGTCCTGTGAAGCTTCAAAATGAAGATTTTGTTTTTTTAGGTGCTTTTAGCAGGGACAATATGCTAAGTTTGCGTTTCAGTCAAGACTTAGATGAAAGGCAAAATTTTAAGGATTTTGTTAGCATTACCCCCACTATCGATGCAAAAATTTATAGCGTAGGAAAAGAGCTTAAAATCTCTGCGAATTTCAAACCGAACGAAACTTATGCTTTAACCCTAATGCAAGGACTTAAATCGAAGCAAGGTTTGGTAAATAGCGGAGAAAGAGTGGAATTTAGTTTTAAGGATTTAGAGCCGAGTTTAAGTTTTGCGAGCGAGGGCGTTTTTTTAGAAAGTGGAGCGAATAAGACAATTTATCTTAAGAGCCGTAATTTAAAAGAAGTGCAAGTTGAGGTTTATCAAGTTTTTACGAATAATATAAGCCAGTATTTAAGATTTAAAGAGCTTTTGGGTTATAAGACGGATAGCAGCCGTGATGTTTATAATGCTGGTGGAGGTTTTGGTTATGTTTCAAAGAGTGTTTTAAAAGAAAAATTGGCGGTTGAAAGTCAAAAAAATGCTTGGGTGCAAACGAAGATAAATTTGGCTAAACTTAAAGATTTTAGCGGGATTTTTGTGATAAATGTAAAACCTTTGAAGTATGACTATGAATTTGAAGAAAAAGAGCAAAGATATAAAATCGAAAATCGTCTTGATATCGCTAAAAATATCATTTTTTCTAACATCGCCCTAAACGCACAGCTTTTAAATGAAAGTCTGGTCATTCACGCGAGAGATTTTAGTCAAAATAAGGCTTTGAAAAATGTAAAAATCGAGCTTATCGACAAACGCAACCAAACCATCAAAACCGCCCTAACAAATGAAAATGGGGACGCTAGTTTTGAAAATGTCAAACGCGAGGAGCTTTTATACATTTTAGCTTACGATAGCACACAAATGAGTGTTTTAAAGCTTAGCAATCCTCTTTCAACTGATGGTTATGATGTGGCAGGTTTGCAAGAAAAAGATGCGATTAAGGCTTTTATTTACACGGAAAGAGGTGTTTATAGACCGGGAGATACCATTCATCTTAGCCTTGTTGCAAGAAATGATAAGGGAAGCATTACTCACCCTGTAAATTTAAGCTTTTACAATCCAAAAGGGCAAAAAATTTTAGAAAAAACTTTGCATAGTGCAAATGATATGTTTTATGAGAAATTAAAGCTTGAAAAAACTGCTCCAAGTGGAATGTATAGGGCAGAATTTAACATAGCTGGGAGGGAATTTTTTAAAGATATTTTAGTGCAAAATGTCGTGCCAAATCGCATAAAAGTTGAAATTATGGCTGATGAAAATGTAAGCGAGGATATAAATTATACGGTAACTTCGCACTATCTTTTCGGCGCGAAAGCTTCAAATTTAGCGTATGAAAATAAGCTTTATTTTACTCCTAAGCCTTATGAAAATGCAAAATACCCAAGTTTTTCTTTTAGAAATTTTTCTTTACTCAATTTAAAAGATGAGCTTCGCACCAAAGGCGTTTTAGATAGTGAGGGGATGATAAGTGAGAGGGTTAAAATCCCAAGTAAAATTTTAAATTCTAAGGGGCAGAATTTTAGGATTAATCTTATCAGCGAGGTTTTTGAGGGCGGGGGAAGAGGTGTTAAGAGCGTTAAAGAGCTTTCTTATAACAAATATGATTATTTTGTCGGGCTTAAGAACCTAGAAAATAATCATATTTTAGAGGGTGCAAAGGTAGAATTTGAAGCTATTGTGGGTGATTTGACACAGAATTTGGTGGAGGGGAAAAAACTGCATTATAAAATTTATAAAAATAGCTATTCTTGGTGGTGGGATTATGACGATTATGAGGAGTTTTTACGCTCCATTAAGCAAGATAGCCATACCGAGCTTATCGAAAGTGGGAGTGTGGTTTCAAAAAATGAGCCTGTGAAATTTAGCTTTGACACTAAGGGGCATTTTGGCGAGATGATAATAGAACTTAGCGATGAAGAAAGTGGAGTGAGTGCTATGCAAAGCTTTTATGTAGGCTCTTTTGGTGAGCCAAGTAAGGCTGATGTGCTAAATTCTTTAAAGATTAAAAGTGATAAGCAAGATTATAAGATAGGGGAAAAAGCTAGGGTTGAATTTGAAAGTGTGGCGGGAGCTAAGGCTTTAATCACTTTAAGTGATAATGCAAAAATTTTAAAGCGTTTCATCATCGATACTAAAGATAAAAGCACGAGCGTAGAATTTGAGATGAAAGAATCTTACGCGCCTAATGTTTATATGAGCGTGAGTTTGTTTCAAGATTATCATTTGACGGAAAATGATAGAGCTTTGAGGCTTTTTGGTGTCTTGCCTTTGAGAGTGCAAAATCCTAAAGCGCATTTAGAGCTTGAGCTAAAAGCCCCTGAAACGCTTTTGCCAAATGAAGAATTTGAGGTGCAAATTCAAAGTAAAAATAAAGAGTCATTTTTCTACACTCTTGCTTTGGTTGATGAGGGACTTTTGGATATTAGTGCTTTTAAAACGCCTGATATTTATGGATACTTTTACGCTAAAACAGGCTTGAAACTTTTAAGTTTTGATACTTATAGTCAAATTATCTCTAAGGCTACGGGCGGCGATGCTTTAAGTAGTGGGGGAGCAAATTTTAAGGTAAAAGATGAAAATGCGGAGCGTTTTAAGCCTGTGGTGTTATTTAATGCTCCTGCAAAAAGTGATGATTTGGGTTTTGCTAGGCTTAAATTTAAAATGCCAAATTATGTTGGCTCTTTAAGATTAATGCTAATTGCGCATAAGCAAAACTCTTACGCGAGTGTGGAGAAAAATATTAAAGTAAGTGCGCCTTTAGTGATGCTTGAAACTCTGCCGAGAAGTTTAAAAACAAATGATGAATTTAGTCTTTTGACGCAGATTTTCAAAACGAAAGATACAATTAAAGAGGCGGTTTTGAGCGTTAAGAGTGCAAAAGGGCTGGTAGAATTTGAGCAAGAAAGCTTAAGGATTGATTTAGCAAATAAAAATGAGCAAATGCTAGAATTTAAAGCTAAGACAAATGGCACGGGCGTGGAGCGTTTGGAATTTGAGCTTAAGGCGAAAGATTTTATTAGTCATAATAGCGTAGAGATAGACATTAAGCCGCATAATCCTTACACCTATGAGAGCGAAAGTTTTGTTTTAAAGGCGGGAGAAAAAAGGGAATTTCGCCTTAGTGATGCGTATTTAAAAGGCACGGCAAAAGGAGTTTTAAAACTTTCTTCTAAGCCTATTTTAGAGCTTGATAAGCGTGTGAAGTATTTATTAAGCTATCCTTATGGCTGTGTGGAGCAGACGATTTCTTCGGCTTTACCTCAACTTTTCTTAGATAAATTTGGTGTGGAATTTGACGAACAAAAAGCGGTTAATCATATCAACAAAGCCATAGAAAAATTAGCAAGCTTTCAAACAAGTGATGGCGGTTTTGCCTACTGGAGTGGTGGGAAAACGAGCAGTGCTTGGGGGAGCTATTATGCTGGGTTGTTTTTACTTTTGGCAAAAGAGCAAGGCTATTATGTGCCAAGCGGAATGTTAAAAAAATGGCTTAAATTTACGCAAAATTTCGTCCAAGATACAAAAAACAATGCAGACATTAAAGCAAATATGCTTTATCTTTTAGCTTTAGCAAAAGAGCCAAATATCACAGCGATGAATTTGCTTTATGAAAATTTAGAGAATTTGAGTAATGAAGCTAAATGGCAGTTAGCTGCAGCTTATAAAATCTCTGGCTTAGAGGACATCGCGGGTAAGATTGCTAGTGCTAGTGCGACTAAGCCAAATGCGACAAATTATCATTTAACCTACGGCTCAACGCTTAGAGAAGAAGCCATTATCGCAAACGCTTATAAGCAAATTTATGGCGTGAAAAATGAAAATTTGGTAAAAAATTTAAGTGAGGCTTTAAGCTCGAATCAATATCTTTCTACGCAAACAAGTGCTTATGCTTTGTTTGCTTTGGCAAAAAGTTTCAATTTAGATGAAAATTTAAGCCCTATGAATGCTAGACTTGAGCTAAATGACGAAAAAATAGAGCTTAATCAAAATAAAATGCAAATTTTTAGCTTTAAAGAGGGTAAGGCTATTATAGAGGCGAAAGAAGATATGTTTGGAATTTTTGGTGTGGAGGGTGTGAAAAAAGAACTAAATAGTGAGCCTTTTAGTCAAAATCTCACTATCAAGCGTGAATTTTATGATGAAAATGGAAATTTGATAAATGAAAGCCTTTTAAAAGCGCCGCAAAGTTTTTGGATGAAAATTAGCGTTTTTGGACATAAATCTATCGAAAATTTAGCTTTAACGCAAATTTTACCAAGTGGCTGGGAAGTCGCTGAAAATATTTTGGATAAAAATACGCCTTCTTTTGTTAAAAATAGTCCGCTTAATTTTATTGACATTAGGGACGATAAAATTATGTGGTTTTTTCATCAAGAAGACGCGCAAATGGACTTTTTTATTAAATTAAATGCCGTGAATGCTGGGACTTTTAGCCTAAGCGGAGCTTATGTAGAAGCGATGTATGATGAGGCATTTAGGGCTTTAGGCGAGAGCAAAAAAGTCATCGTAACAAGATGA
- a CDS encoding methyl-accepting chemotaxis protein: MQNVSQKTSDVITQSEEIKNVTSIIGDIADQINLLALNAAIEAARAGEHGRGFAVVADEVRKLAERTQKSLSEIEANTNLLVQSINDMAESIKEQTAGITQINESVAQIDQTTKDNVEIANESAIISNNVSDIANNILEDVKKKKF; the protein is encoded by the coding sequence ATGCAAAATGTCTCTCAAAAAACAAGTGATGTTATCACTCAAAGCGAAGAGATTAAAAATGTAACAAGCATTATAGGTGATATAGCTGACCAAATCAATCTTCTAGCCCTTAATGCTGCCATAGAAGCTGCAAGAGCAGGAGAACACGGAAGAGGCTTTGCCGTCGTGGCTGATGAAGTTAGAAAACTAGCTGAAAGAACCCAAAAGTCTTTAAGTGAGATAGAAGCAAATACTAACCTTCTCGTTCAATCTATCAATGATATGGCAGAAAGTATTAAAGAGCAAACTGCTGGTATCACTCAAATCAATGAAAGTGTAGCTCAAATCGACCAAACCACTAAAGATAATGTAGAAATAGCTAATGAAAGTGCTATCATCTCTAATAATGTTAGTGATATAGCAAATAATATCCTTGAAGATGTGAAGAAGAAGAAGTTTTAA
- a CDS encoding aspartate aminotransferase family protein: protein MLLEVYNKFGLTLTRGNGVYLYDDKNREFLDFSSGIGVCALGYNHAHFNEALKKQIDKILHTSNLYFNEQVLKATKNLTKASKLSRVFFTNSGAESIEGAMKVARKYAFNKGIKNSSFIAFKNSFHGRTLGALSLTANEKYRKPFKPLINGVKFVSFNDLESVEKLVNEKTCAIVLESVQGEGGINPASKEFYQGLRRLCDERDILLIADEIQCGMGRSGKYFAYEHSEILPDVLTSAKALGNGVSVGAFALSEKVAKNSLVAGDHGSTYGGNPFACAAVNAVFEIYAKEKILSRVLKLTPHLEKVLDEVAGEFDFCGERKGLGFMQGLRLNPKVKVGDVLKKCRENRLLLLSCGKNDLRFLPPLITEKTHIDTMGEILRKVLKSF, encoded by the coding sequence ATGTTACTTGAGGTTTATAATAAATTTGGACTGACTTTGACAAGGGGTAATGGCGTTTATCTTTATGATGATAAAAATAGGGAATTTTTAGACTTTTCAAGCGGTATAGGTGTGTGTGCCTTAGGATACAATCACGCACATTTTAACGAAGCTTTAAAAAAGCAAATTGATAAAATTTTACATACAAGTAATCTTTATTTTAACGAACAAGTTTTAAAAGCTACCAAAAATTTAACCAAAGCTTCAAAACTTTCTCGCGTTTTTTTCACAAATTCAGGCGCGGAAAGCATAGAAGGGGCGATGAAAGTGGCACGCAAATACGCTTTTAACAAGGGTATTAAAAACAGCTCTTTCATCGCTTTTAAAAATTCTTTTCACGGACGTACTTTGGGAGCTTTGTCTTTAACGGCAAATGAAAAGTATCGAAAGCCTTTTAAGCCCTTGATTAACGGAGTAAAATTTGTCTCGTTTAACGACCTAGAAAGTGTAGAAAAGCTTGTCAATGAAAAAACCTGTGCCATAGTGCTTGAGAGTGTGCAAGGTGAGGGAGGGATAAATCCTGCCTCAAAAGAGTTTTATCAAGGCTTAAGAAGGCTTTGTGATGAAAGAGATATTTTGCTTATCGCTGATGAAATTCAGTGCGGAATGGGGCGTAGTGGGAAGTATTTTGCTTATGAGCATAGTGAGATTTTACCTGATGTTTTGACAAGTGCTAAAGCTCTTGGAAATGGTGTGAGCGTGGGGGCATTTGCATTAAGCGAAAAGGTGGCAAAAAACTCACTTGTGGCAGGAGACCACGGAAGCACTTATGGGGGAAATCCTTTTGCCTGTGCGGCGGTAAATGCGGTGTTTGAAATTTACGCAAAAGAAAAGATACTTAGCAGAGTTTTAAAGCTAACGCCTCATTTGGAAAAAGTGCTAGATGAGGTGGCAGGAGAATTTGACTTTTGCGGGGAAAGAAAAGGGCTTGGCTTTATGCAAGGACTTCGTTTAAATCCTAAAGTAAAAGTGGGCGATGTGCTTAAAAAATGCCGTGAAAATCGTCTTTTGCTTTTAAGCTGCGGCAAAAATGACTTAAGATTTTTACCACCTTTAATCACAGAAAAAACGCACATTGACACTATGGGTGAGATTTTGAGGAAAGTTTTGAAAAGTTTTTAG
- the pbpC gene encoding penicillin-binding protein 1C has translation MRLLLCFLAICLAFVNYFYFSFDEKRLLSDFEKRYSKVLYDKNEELLSVFLNEKEQFHIKTNAVPQRLKTAVLAYEDKDFYTHNGVDFSALLRAFRDNLFKAKRSGASTLTMQTIKLWGQNERTYFNKFKEMIQSFALENALSKEDILKLYLSNAPYGGNLVGYEAALLFYFDTQKEHLTWAQSALLAILPNQPGLINLEKNKPLLLQKRNALLKKLYEKNAFSKELYELSLKEPLPKFKARKNIAPHLALRMLNDENKVQISSIDKNLQLKFEEKAAQFSKKLKQQGIRNLAIILADTKSYKTLAYVGSQDFYDMKDLGQINGAAAKRSVGSILKPFLYALSIDEGLVGAKSLVLDVPTYFSNFSPKNANQKYYGLIPLDEALQKSLNVPFVALLQEYGYEKFFYKLREFLDFKEENYKQYGLSLILGTKEFSLEEMTKLYLGLGNYGVLANLSFLRDESLSGVKKMFSSGSASLTLEALKDVQRLGLERFNADKVISWKTGTSYGRKDAWAMGVTPKYTLGVWVGNFSGEENANLYGVSVAGELLFELFGLLDSTNLAFENKGLRQIKLDTPSKYRYDESLGGAYTLGLYPVEVKVLKTSPFLKKSFEFEGKKLDSLDENFTKAKTVVKFELPTFARSFLEKENITFKGDKNLKILYPKSNLKLILARDFDGKKPLIIKVANLNQQKLFWYLNKTLLYEGEKMELSLNLSLGEYELFIIGENGEFDTIKFSVEGPTLTRH, from the coding sequence ATGAGACTTTTGCTCTGTTTTTTGGCTATTTGTCTTGCTTTTGTGAATTATTTTTATTTTAGTTTTGATGAAAAGAGGCTTTTGAGTGATTTTGAAAAGCGTTATAGTAAGGTTTTATATGATAAAAATGAAGAGCTTTTGAGCGTTTTTTTAAACGAAAAAGAGCAATTTCATATCAAAACAAATGCTGTTCCTCAAAGGTTAAAAACCGCAGTTTTGGCGTATGAAGATAAGGATTTTTATACGCATAATGGAGTAGATTTTTCAGCCCTTTTAAGAGCTTTTAGGGATAATTTATTCAAAGCTAAAAGAAGTGGAGCTAGCACACTAACAATGCAAACTATCAAGCTTTGGGGGCAAAATGAAAGGACTTATTTTAATAAATTTAAAGAAATGATTCAAAGCTTTGCTTTAGAAAATGCCTTAAGCAAAGAAGATATTTTAAAGCTTTATTTAAGTAATGCACCTTATGGGGGGAATTTAGTAGGCTATGAAGCGGCGCTTTTATTTTATTTTGACACGCAAAAAGAGCATTTAACTTGGGCGCAAAGTGCTTTACTAGCTATCTTGCCAAATCAGCCCGGACTCATTAATTTAGAAAAAAATAAGCCTTTGCTTCTGCAAAAAAGAAATGCCCTTTTAAAAAAACTTTATGAGAAAAATGCTTTTTCAAAAGAGCTTTACGAGCTTTCTTTAAAAGAGCCTTTGCCAAAATTTAAAGCGCGTAAAAATATCGCTCCTCATCTTGCATTAAGAATGCTTAATGATGAAAATAAGGTGCAAATTTCAAGCATTGATAAAAATTTGCAGCTCAAATTCGAAGAAAAAGCCGCACAATTTTCTAAAAAATTAAAACAACAAGGTATTCGTAATTTAGCCATCATTTTAGCCGATACAAAAAGCTACAAAACTCTAGCTTATGTGGGTTCGCAAGATTTTTACGATATGAAAGATTTAGGGCAGATAAATGGTGCGGCGGCAAAAAGAAGCGTAGGGTCTATTTTAAAGCCCTTTTTATACGCTTTAAGCATAGATGAGGGGCTTGTAGGAGCGAAATCTTTGGTGCTTGATGTGCCGACTTATTTTTCAAATTTTAGTCCTAAAAATGCAAACCAAAAATACTATGGCTTAATCCCCTTAGATGAAGCCTTGCAAAAATCTTTAAATGTCCCTTTTGTCGCACTTTTGCAAGAGTATGGCTATGAAAAATTTTTTTACAAGCTTAGGGAATTTTTGGACTTTAAGGAAGAAAATTATAAACAATATGGACTTTCTTTAATTTTGGGGACGAAAGAATTTAGTCTTGAAGAGATGACTAAGCTTTATTTGGGTTTGGGAAATTACGGCGTTTTGGCAAATTTATCTTTTTTAAGAGATGAAAGCTTAAGTGGAGTGAAAAAGATGTTTTCAAGTGGGAGTGCTTCTTTGACTTTGGAGGCTCTTAAAGATGTGCAAAGGCTTGGTTTGGAGCGTTTTAACGCAGATAAAGTCATCTCTTGGAAAACAGGCACAAGCTATGGCAGAAAGGACGCTTGGGCTATGGGCGTAACGCCTAAATACACGCTTGGAGTTTGGGTGGGGAATTTTAGTGGCGAAGAAAATGCAAATTTATACGGCGTGAGCGTGGCGGGGGAGTTGCTTTTCGAGCTTTTTGGTTTGCTTGATTCTACAAATTTGGCTTTTGAAAATAAAGGTTTAAGGCAGATAAAGCTTGATACACCGAGCAAATACCGCTATGATGAAAGTTTGGGCGGGGCTTATACTTTAGGGCTTTATCCTGTGGAGGTAAAGGTTTTAAAAACCTCGCCTTTTTTAAAGAAAAGCTTTGAATTTGAGGGTAAAAAGCTTGATTCCTTAGATGAAAATTTTACTAAGGCTAAGACTGTGGTGAAATTTGAATTACCAACTTTTGCGAGGAGTTTTTTAGAGAAAGAAAATATCACTTTTAAAGGGGATAAAAATCTCAAAATTTTATATCCTAAATCCAATTTAAAATTGATTTTAGCAAGGGATTTTGATGGAAAGAAGCCCTTGATTATCAAAGTAGCGAATTTAAATCAGCAAAAGCTTTTTTGGTATTTAAATAAGACTTTGCTTTATGAGGGGGAGAAAATGGAGTTAAGTTTAAATTTGAGTTTGGGCGAATATGAGCTTTTTATCATAGGGGAAAATGGGGAATTTGATACGATAAAATTTAGCGTGGAGGGACCCACGCTTACTCGCCACTAA
- a CDS encoding glutamate synthase subunit beta, with protein sequence MGNARGFLDFKRVSNKKAPPLERVKNFKEFIKPLDKKEREIQGGRCMDCGVAFCHTGKISEGKDIGCPLNNLIPEWNDLLYRSLWEEAFKRLDLTNPFPEFTGRVCPAPCEDSCVCAINGESVSIKDNELAIIENAFKEGLVTPQKPQKYSGKKIAIIGSGPAGLACAYSLNLLGYKVSVFERSDKAGGLLMYGIPDMKLEKNIVQRRIDLLEKSGVEFKLNQNIDSKEKANKLLKEFDALILCTGASEPNALNIKGKDLKGVEFAMDFLSENTKTLLKNGKAATTAKDKNVLVIGSGDTSVDCIAVALRQGAKSITRFERSPKKSPVRETNNPWPLKADVFSTDYGLEEAKAVYGKDVREYQKLTKEFVGKEKIEGVLACDLKREKGKNVEVKGSEKLYKADLVLLAMGFSGSEKAISANFGVKFDEKNNVATKNFKTTHEKIFSCGDARMGQSLVVWAIKDGLLCALSVHKELSGE encoded by the coding sequence ATGGGAAATGCAAGAGGATTTTTAGATTTTAAAAGGGTGAGTAATAAAAAAGCGCCTCCGCTTGAGCGTGTGAAAAATTTCAAAGAATTTATAAAGCCTTTAGATAAAAAAGAGCGTGAAATTCAAGGTGGGAGGTGTATGGATTGTGGTGTGGCGTTTTGTCATACGGGAAAAATTAGCGAGGGTAAGGACATAGGCTGTCCGCTAAATAATCTCATCCCCGAGTGGAATGACCTGCTTTATCGCTCTTTATGGGAAGAAGCCTTTAAGCGCCTAGATTTGACTAATCCTTTCCCCGAATTTACAGGGCGAGTGTGTCCTGCTCCGTGTGAAGACTCTTGCGTGTGTGCGATAAATGGCGAGAGTGTCAGCATAAAAGATAATGAGTTGGCTATCATAGAAAATGCCTTTAAAGAGGGCTTAGTAACCCCCCAAAAGCCTCAAAAATATAGTGGCAAAAAAATAGCCATCATAGGAAGCGGACCTGCGGGACTTGCCTGTGCGTATTCTTTAAATTTGCTAGGCTATAAGGTAAGCGTTTTTGAGCGGAGTGATAAAGCCGGGGGACTTTTGATGTATGGCATCCCTGATATGAAGCTAGAAAAAAACATAGTGCAAAGACGCATAGACTTATTAGAAAAAAGTGGCGTGGAATTTAAACTAAATCAAAACATCGATAGCAAAGAAAAAGCAAACAAACTTTTAAAAGAATTTGACGCCCTAATCCTTTGCACAGGTGCGAGTGAGCCAAATGCCCTAAACATCAAGGGCAAGGATTTAAAGGGCGTGGAATTTGCTATGGACTTTCTTAGTGAAAATACCAAAACTCTACTTAAAAATGGAAAAGCTGCCACCACCGCTAAAGATAAAAATGTGCTTGTGATAGGAAGTGGGGATACGAGTGTCGATTGTATCGCGGTGGCTTTAAGGCAGGGGGCTAAAAGCATTACGCGTTTTGAAAGAAGTCCTAAAAAATCGCCCGTGCGTGAAACAAATAATCCTTGGCCTTTAAAAGCGGATGTTTTTAGCACAGATTACGGCTTAGAAGAGGCTAAGGCAGTGTATGGTAAAGATGTGCGCGAATATCAAAAGCTCACTAAGGAATTTGTAGGCAAAGAAAAAATCGAGGGCGTTTTAGCCTGTGATTTAAAACGCGAAAAGGGCAAAAATGTCGAAGTCAAGGGCAGCGAGAAGCTTTATAAGGCGGATTTAGTGCTTTTGGCTATGGGCTTTAGTGGGAGTGAGAAAGCTATCAGTGCAAATTTTGGCGTGAAATTTGATGAAAAAAATAATGTCGCCACAAAAAATTTCAAAACTACGCACGAAAAAATCTTTTCTTGCGGAGACGCTAGAATGGGTCAAAGCCTAGTCGTATGGGCGATAAAAGATGGGCTTTTATGTGCTTTGAGTGTGCATAAAGAACTTAGTGGCGAGTAA